One stretch of Syntrophales bacterium DNA includes these proteins:
- a CDS encoding type II toxin-antitoxin system VapC family toxin produces the protein MRICVDTTILLDILKDEFKSFQDKVYAALAKKENLVAPPMVFAELMPQFKGNAKLLGEFLEDHKIAIEPLDINSAIAAAQAWMRYLKRKTKVQCPECGRELNIKEHFLSDFYIGGFASVKCSAILTRDRGIYTKHFPALVGYEDCLKAVK, from the coding sequence TTGAGAATTTGTGTAGACACGACCATCCTGCTTGATATTTTGAAAGATGAATTCAAAAGCTTTCAGGATAAAGTATATGCTGCCCTGGCAAAAAAAGAGAATCTTGTTGCTCCTCCAATGGTGTTCGCGGAACTTATGCCCCAATTTAAAGGAAACGCAAAGCTATTGGGCGAGTTTTTAGAAGACCACAAAATTGCGATAGAGCCGCTTGACATCAATTCCGCCATTGCAGCAGCTCAGGCATGGATGAGATATTTAAAACGAAAAACGAAGGTACAATGTCCCGAGTGCGGTCGGGAGTTGAACATCAAAGAGCACTTTTTGTCCGATTTTTATATCGGAGGTTTTGCTTCGGTAAAGTGCAGCGCCATTCTTACCAGAGACAGAGGAATATACACCAAACACTTCCCCGCGCTGGTCG